A genomic window from Cinclus cinclus chromosome 5, bCinCin1.1, whole genome shotgun sequence includes:
- the LOC134044553 gene encoding sodium/hydrogen exchanger 9B2-like has protein sequence MVKEDVNDSEDFEPSVCERSGMIPMHEQSEQGPTADAKGTDGNVQTEETALLNHCTQQPPEPTAGSSSPAGTWRQIFACPPQGLLAQTVTNVAFVVLIWAVVWSITGAECLPGGNLFGILFLYFFAVIGGKIFGLIKIRTLPPLPALLGMLLAGFLIRNTPFISDFVQINLRWSAALRNIALSIILTRAGLGLDPKALKKLKAVCLRLAFGPCLSETGTAAVLAYLFLHLPWQWGFILGFVLGAVSPAVVVPSMLILQAGGYGVEKGVPTLLMAAGSIDDILAITGFNTCLGMAFSSGSTLYNVLRGVLEVALGIAAGGILGVFIRYFPSHDQASLAWKRSYFVLGLSMFAVFGSIYFGFPGSGGLCTLVLAFVAGVGWSDEKREIEKIVAVAWNIFQPFLFGLIGAEVSVTSLRPETVGLCVAILGIALVVRIIATFLMVSFAGFNFKEKVFVSLAWIPKATVQAAIGSLALDTARRHRDEQLEKYGMDVLTVAFLAILITAPIGALVIGLAGPRLLQKAQTNSKEDEEGAEVGEEAEACEPS, from the exons ATGGTAAAGGAAGATGTAAATGACAGTGAAGATTTTGAACCATCAGTATGTGAGAGAAGTGGCATGATTCCCATGCATGAGCAAAGTGAG CAGGGACCAACAGCAGATGCCAAAGGTACTGATGGGAATGTACAAACAGAAGAAACTGCTCTCTTGAACCACTGCACTCAGCAACCTCCAGAACCAACAGCAGGGTCTTCATCACCTGCAGGAACATGGAGGCAAATATTTGCTTGTCCTCCTCAGGGTTTACTGGCCCAAACAGTGACAAATG tTGCATTTGTGGTCCTGATTTGGGCTGTGGTTTGGTCCATAACTGGGGCTGAGTGTCTCCCAGGTGGAAATCTCTTTGGAattctgtttctttatttctttgctgtCATCGGAGGTAAAATTTTTGGATTAATTAAAATACGAACGCTACCCcctcttcctgctcttctgG GGATGCTACTTGCTGGTTTCCTAATCCGAAATACCCCGTTCATCAGTGACTTTGTGCAGATAAACCTACGCTGGTCTGCAGCACTGAGGAATATTGCTCTTTCCATTATCTTGACCCGAGCAGGACTTGGCCTGGATCCAAAG GCTCTTAAGAAGCTCAAAGCTGTCTGTTTACGGCTTGCTTTTGGACCGTGCCTCTCAGAaacaggcacagctgctgtccTTGCCTACTTGTTCCTGCACTTGCCATGGCAATGGGGATTTATATTAGG ttttgttctaGGTGCAGTCTCCCCTGCTGTGGTGGTTCCCTCCATGCTGATTTTACAAGCTGGGGGATACGGGGTGGAGAAAGGTGTCCCAACTTTGCTAATGGCAGCCGGCAGCATCGATGACATTCTGGCTATCACAGGCTTCAACACCTGCCTTGGGATGGCTTTCTCTTCTG GTTCTACTCTCTACAATGTGCTCCGTGGCGTGCTCGAGGTCGCTCTTGGCATAGCAGCTGGGGGAATTCTGGGAGTGTTTATTCGATATTTCCCAAGCCATGACCAG GCATCTTTGGCATGGAAGAGATCATATTTTGTACTTGGACTGTCCATGTTTGCTGTTTTTGGCAGCATCTACTTTGGCTTCCCTGGATCAGGAGGTCTCTGCACATTAGTCTTAGCTTTTGTTGCAGGTGTGGGATGGTCTGATGAAAAG agggaaatagaaaaaattgTGGCAGTTGCATGGAATATCTTTCaaccttttctttttggtttaaTTGGAGCAGAAGTATCTGTTACATCTCTTAGGCCTGAAACCGTTG GGCTCTGTGTTGCTATATTAGGCATTGCCCTAGTTGTGCGAATCATAGCAACGTTCCTGATGGTATCTTTTGCTGGGTTTAATTTCAAGGAGAAGGTATTTGTCTCATTGGCATGGATTCCCAAAGCCACTGTCCAG GCTGCAATAGGTTCTCTTGCCCTGGATACAGCAAGACGACATCGAGATGAGCAACTGGAAAAGTACGGAATGGATGTACTGACAGTAGCATTCTTGGCTATCTTGATCACTGCTCCAATTGGAGCCCTGGTTATTGGCTTGGCAGGGCCCAGACTTTTGCAGAAGGCTCAAACAAATAgcaaggaggatgaggaaggtgCAGAGGTTGGAGAAGAAGCAGAGGCCTGTGAACCTTCATAA